Proteins from one Oncorhynchus gorbuscha isolate QuinsamMale2020 ecotype Even-year linkage group LG18, OgorEven_v1.0, whole genome shotgun sequence genomic window:
- the LOC124003717 gene encoding zinc finger protein 239-like, translated as MSKIQLLNVFLRERLIAAAVEIFGVVENTIVEYQEEVSRSKEENKRLQNMLDLVMKPQIKLHRAEPRHHVSEEEMKGLSLREESSEPAQSTGEQDFRTRLVGEQLQGPESHSHNIEFAFTPPCVKSGFEQDPWPSHLFKTQIVEDNEINNLSSTLVEHIKTEPDGEGYGVPTSDPQFLFAVNAHCSAAPSENMSPLQRKTKRGRPFRHIGTLSEFMKRRASYERFRCHVCGKGFPARKGLGDHMTTHTGERPHSCHLCGKGFKVKSHLNEHIRVHTGEKPFVCPVCGKAFRQDAHMKGHLRRTHKENPYRCHDCGESFSQMGELQVHRTVACGKIVLGL; from the exons ATGTCAAAAATACAATTGCTCAATGTGTTTCTGCGTGAGCGATTGATCGCGGCTGCTGTAGAGATATTTGGAGTAGTTGAAAATACGATAGTAGAGTATCAAGAAGAAGTCTCCCGTTCGAAGGAGGAGAACAAACGGTTACAGAACATGTTGGATTTGGTCATGAAACCACAAATAAAGTTACATAGAGCAG AACCTAGGCATCATGTCTCAGAAGAGGAAATGAAGGGCCTCAGTCTGCGGGAAGAAAGTTCAGAGCCCGCACAAAGTACAGGGGAACAGGACTTCAGGACGAGACTGGTAGGAGAGCAACTGCAAGGGCCTGAGTCTCATAGTCATAACATAGAGTTTGCATTCACTCCTCCTTGTGTGAAAAGTGGGTTTGAACAGGACCCTTGGCCCTCGCACCTTTTTAAAACCCAGATTGTGGAGGACAATGAGATTAATAATCTGTCGAGTACCCTAGTGGAACACATTAAAACAGAACCTGATGGAGAGGGCTACGGAGTACCAACGAGTGACCCACAGTTCCTGTTTGCAGTAAACGCACACTGTTCTGCAGCTCCGAGTGAAAACATGAGCCCCCTGCAACGGAAAACAAAGAGAGGACGACCATTTAGGCATATAGGAACACTGTCTGAATTTATGAAGAGACGCGCTTCATACGAGCGATTTCGATGCCATGTCTGTGGAAAGGGGTTCCCAGCCAGGAAGGGTCTGGGAGACCACATGACGACTCATACAGGGGAGagaccacacagctgtcacctTTGTGGGAAAGGTTTCAAAGTGAAGAGTCATCTGAACGAGCATATCAgagttcacacaggagagaaaccgttTGTCTGCCCAGTTTGCGGGAAAGCGTTCAGGCAGGACGCTCATATGAAAGGGCATTTGAGGAGGACTCACAAGGAGAACCCATACCGATGCCACGACTGTGGCGAAAGCTTCAGTCAGATGGGAGAGCTGCAAGTGCATAGGACAGTGGCCTGTGGTAAGATTGTCCTGGGCCTTTGA